TGGCCCCTGCGCCTCAGCCTGGGCAGCTGCCATCTACGGCTCCCTCGCATCGCACTCTGTGCCCTCTTGCAGAGCACCGTCCAATCCCGCAAGATGGCTTGCTACGACCTGTGCCCGCCGAAAACCAGCGTCGCCGTCCCCCAGCCCATCGCTGAGAGCTGCAACGAGCTGTGCGCGCGGCAGTGCCCCGACTCGACGGCCTTCATCCAGCCGCCCCCCGTTGTCGTCACCTTccccggccccatcctcagctccttcccccagcaagCCGTGGTGGGCTCCTCCGGAGCACCCGCCtttgggggctccctggggctggggggcctcTACGGCGCGGGGGCCACCCAGGGCTCGGGGGGCCTCTGCACCTTTGGCAGGCCCTACGCTTCTCCCGCCTGCAGCCCCTACCTCTTGCCGCGCTACAGCAAGAAGCTGTGGGACACCTGTGGGCCCTGCTAAAGCCACGCCCTGCCCCAGACCCCCTGCCAGCTGCCGCAACGCATGGCTGAGCTCGTGGGCACGGGGCGCTGAGGAGCGCTGAgcatctccagccccagccaagGCCTGGGCAGCTGGCTGTGCCGGCCCCTTCGGCCTCTCGCACCCTATTCtactcctccttcctccacagCCAGGGCCTTGCGCCCGGCCTGCCCTCTGCTCTCCcactctctcttcccccctcctGCTCTCCGCAGCAAGAGCAGGACCCTTCAAGGCCTGTGGGGCCCATGGGCCAAGCCCTCCCGAGCTGCACTGCCACACCGCCGGGGCTTGCGCAACCAGAAGCCACGCTCTGGAGAAGATCCTCTGTCCCCCCAACATGCCACAGCCAGCCTCgctggctcctgctccagctctctgtCCACTTCTCCTGCCGTGCCGGGCACAATAAAGGTTTCCTGCAtccactcctctctctcttcctctctctgtgtTCCGAGTCAGGAAAGCAGCcctggggggcagggggcgtAGTGGAGGCTGCGGGGGAGGGCACACGCTGGTGCTGGGAGGCCCAGGGCATTAGGGCAGAGAGCAGGAGAGGTGCTGGCAGTTCTGCTTTGCCTGGCCTTCTCCGCCCGGGAGCGCGACCAGCTCTGCCAAGTGGAGCTGCTCCGCAGAAGCGAGGCACCGTCTCGGGCAAGAAGCGCAGAGGAAGAGGCCGGAGAGCAGGGATGGCTGAGCGCTGCGCGCGGTGAGTGCATGGCCGGTCCCTTGCTGGAGGACAGCCTTGCAGAAATGGCCGTGGGGCTGGTGGCCGCCCACTGGAGCAGGAGCCAGCAACGTGCCTTGGGGCCGTGAGCGCTCCCCCCTGCTCCTGATCATTGGCAATAGGGTTAGCAGCAGCCATAAGACGTAAGGGCGCTGAGCATGGGTCGCCCCTCCCCTTCTGTCTCCCCCTTTGTGGCCCCAGGCTGAGGTGACACCTCTTCCCAGGCAAGCCTCCTGCTGGCCCTGGGATTAAGCCCATCAGTGTTAGCACAAAGCCCACGTGCTGGATCCTTGGGTGTGGTGACGCCCGTTAAGGAAGAGGGAAGTGGCACAGCTCAGGGAACACTGGCTATAAAACGAAGCGGCAGCAAGCCCCATGTGGCActcaggctggagctgctgctgctgctggctggctggctggctggcttgctggctggctggcaggaaGAAGCCTCTGCTCCCTCGGTGCTCAGGGCTGCGGGCGGTGTTGTCTTCTTCCTTGGAGTAGAGTGAGTTCTTTCCGGTCAAGACTGGCTCTAGCCTGTGGTGCTGGTGTGGTGGTGATTAGTAAGGATTTGGCAGAGGGTCCGCATGACTGAACCGTCTAGGAAATGCAAGAATCCTAGATAATAAGGAAGCCGAGCTGGTTCCTAGAAGTTTGGTTTGACTGCAAGCCGTGCTAATTGTATAGAAATTGCCTGCTAAAGATAAGCTCTGCTAACTGCTGGGCTGTGAGGGAAAAGCTCAGAGCTGAACGGTGCCCTGGGAGAAGTTCGGCTTGGCTCTTTGGGAGAAGCTCTTTCTTCAGCTACGGGAGTGTGTAAGCCCGGGAGCGGGCTGGGCAGGGAAGTGGTTTGGACAAGGCTTAAGCTTCGTTCAGGTGGCGCTGCGTGGAGGCGGCAGTTagcgtgctgctgctcctcgctCGGGGTTCCCCTCTGTTTCAGGACCTTGTGTGGAGCGTCTGGAGGCGGCCGTGCTGGAGGCGGGGAGCAGGCTGCTTCCAGGCAGGGCCCTGGGAGATGGGCTGCAGCCCTCAGTGTGGGAGGCAGGGCTGCCAGGGGCTTTGTCCAGGGCGCCCCGGCGCTTTGGGGGGCTGGGAGAGCGAAGGGGCCATGTGCAGGCGGAGGGAGCCCTGGAGCCCCCGCGGGGCCTGGGAAGGAAAGGCGGAGAGGCAGGCATTGGATGCAGGCTTGCTTTATTGTCAAGGCAGGAAAGGACACAAGCACAGAGGCGCGAGCAAGGCCCAGGCAGGCCGGTGGTGCCTGGGGCTTCCAGAGAGGCGTTCTtccttcaggcttctgccagGCGCTGGCTGGCCCAGGGCCAAGAAAGGGCCCTGGGGGGCAGCACCGGAGGAGTCACATGTctgtgcagaggaggaggaggaaggacgaGGAGGAGAAGAGGTGGCACGGGCGTGGCTTTAGCAGGGCCCACAGGTGTCCCACAGCTTCTTGCTGTAGCGCGGCAAGAGGTAGGGGCTGCAGGCGGGAGAAGCGTAGGGCCTGCCAAAGGTGCAGAGGCCCCCCGAGCCCTGGGTGGCCCCCGCGCCGTAgaggccccccagccccagggagcccccaaaGGCGGGTGCTCCGGAGGAGCCCACCACGGcttgctgggggaaggagctgaggatggggccggggAAGGTGACGACAACGGGGGGCGGCTGGATGAAGGCCGTCGAGTCGGGGCACTGCCGCGCGCACAGCTCGTTGCAGCTCTCAGCGATGGGCTGGGGGACGGCGACGCTGGTTTTCGGCGGGTACAGGTCGTTGCAAGCCATCTTGGTGTGAGAGAGCTGAGCCTGCAATGCAAAGCCCCCAGGGCCGGTGCTGTGAGTGAGGAGAtgccctggcagagcagggcccGTGCCCCAGCCAGGGGGCTCCCTCCTCAGCCCGCCCCGGCTCTCCACGCCTGCTCCCTGCGTGCCCGCGGCCCTCGCCTGCCCCCACGGAGCCCCTCTGCCCACAGCGCCTCCGGCAGAGCTCTCGTGGCCAGGGAGCCCCACACCGGCCCCTGCCCGACGAGGCCCCGCCACCCACCCTTTTCCcgagcagagccaggcaggagcgGCGGATGCCAGCGCTTGCCCAGGAC
This Anas platyrhynchos isolate ZD024472 breed Pekin duck chromosome 26, IASCAAS_PekinDuck_T2T, whole genome shotgun sequence DNA region includes the following protein-coding sequences:
- the LOC139999516 gene encoding feather keratin 4-like encodes the protein MACYDLCPPKTSVAVPQPIAESCNELCARQCPDSTAFIQPPPVVVTFPGPILSSFPQQAVVGSSGAPAFGGSLGLGGLYGAGATQGSGGLCTFGRPYASPACSPYLLPRYSKKLWDTCGPC
- the LOC139999513 gene encoding feather keratin 4-like, encoding MACNDLYPPKTSVAVPQPIAESCNELCARQCPDSTAFIQPPPVVVTFPGPILSSFPQQAVVGSSGAPAFGGSLGLGGLYGAGATQGSGGLCTFGRPYASPACSPYLLPRYSKKLWDTCGPC